One Microcaecilia unicolor chromosome 8, aMicUni1.1, whole genome shotgun sequence DNA window includes the following coding sequences:
- the ZFAND2A gene encoding AN1-type zinc finger protein 2A — MEFPDLGKQCSENTCKQLDFLPLKCNACEQVFCKDHITYSQHKCTSAYKKDVQVPVCPLCNIPIPVRKGVVPDIAVGEHIEQKCKYNPSQHKQKIFTNKCLKPGCKKRELIKMVCDQCQSNFCIKHRHPLDHECSSSSGSNHPHRKAGCAAILRTQDSLKTSSKMVCQPTIMEDSTNPHQNRSASWLEKMFGISQAGSLQNELSEEAVLQRALELSLEEWMRNCSITRPLGKKAGVC, encoded by the exons ATTTCCTTCCTCTAAAATGTAACGCTTGTGAACAGGTCTTCTGCAAAGATCATATTACTTATTCTCAACACAAATGCACATCTGCATACAAGAAG GATGTACAGGTTCCTGTGTGTCCACTGTGCAATATCCCAATACCAGTGAGGAAGGGAGTCGTGCCAGATATAGCAGTTGGTGAACACATAGAGCAGAAATGTAAATACAATCCttcccagcacaaacagaag ATTTTCACAAATAAGTGTCTGAAACCTGGGTGCAAAAAAAGAGAGCTGATCAAGATGGTGTGTGATCAATGCCAGAGCAATTTCTGTATAAAACATCGCCATCCACTGGACCAtgagtgcagcagcagcagcggtagcaacCATCCACATCGCAAAGCAGG ATGTGCTGCTATACTGAGAACCCAGGACTCTTTGAAAACTTCCAGTAAAATGGTCTGCCAACCTACAATAATGGAAGATTCTACAAATCCACATCAAAACAG GAGTGCATCGTGGTTGGAGAAGATGTTTGGTATTTCTCAGGCTGGCTCCTTACAGAACGAGTTG AGTGAAGAAGCAGTGCTGCAACGAGCCCTGGAGCTGTCCTTGGAGGAATGGATGAGAAATTGTTCTATTACTCGG CCCCTAGGAAAAAAAGCTGGTGTGTGCtga